A single genomic interval of Gossypium raimondii isolate GPD5lz chromosome 11, ASM2569854v1, whole genome shotgun sequence harbors:
- the LOC105801197 gene encoding uncharacterized protein LOC105801197, with product MQYKISQSQEFNQQAPKPPQVESSNSLENLLKVYMAKNDALIQSQSATLKNLENQIAEPELTKSNKVKSKPMNSNKLTSLLDADLPHQKSCLVQPKVLSPPCPHKFQPNKQKHEVQFKKFLDILKQLHINIPLVEALEQIFNYVKFMKEILSKKKRLSEYETVALTKECSTFPQNKLPLKLKDLGSFTIPCNIGESYCGKDLCDLGAIINLMPKSIFKLLGIGEVKPTTVTLQLAD from the exons ATGCAGTATAAAATAAGCCAGTCCCAAGAgtttaatcagcaagctccTAAACCACCTCAAGTTGAATCATCCaacagtttggagaacttgttgaaggTGTACATGGCGAAGAATGACGCCCTAATCCAGAGTCAATCAGCAACATTGAAAAATTTGGAGAACCAAATAG CTGAGCCAGAACTTACAAAGTCTAATAAGGTAAAATCTAAACCAATGAATTCAAATAAGCTAACATCTCTTTTAGATGCAGATTTACCTCATCAGAAAAGTTGTCTAGTCCAACCCAAAGTTCTATCACCTCCATGTCCTCATAAATTCCAACCAAATAAGCAGAAACATGAGGtacaattcaagaagtttttggacattctaaagcaacttcatatcaataTCCCATTGGtagaggctttagaacaaatttTCAACTATGTCAAGTTCATGAAGGAAATTTTGTCCAAGAAAAAGAGACttagtgagtatgagactgtaGCACTAACGAAGGAGTGCAGTACCTTCCCACAGAACAAGCTACCTCTAAAATTGAAGGACCttggaagctttactataccttgTAATATTGGagaatcttactgtggtaaagaTTTGTGCGACTTAGGAGCAatcatcaacttgatgcccaaatctattttcaagctGTTGGGAATAGGTGAAGTAAAACCCACAACTGTGACACTTCAACTGGCGGATTGA